In Nymphaea colorata isolate Beijing-Zhang1983 chromosome 5, ASM883128v2, whole genome shotgun sequence, one genomic interval encodes:
- the LOC116254173 gene encoding PWWP domain-containing protein 3-like, with protein MNGLVDGPDLNKEVVVGEKDENYKLSVGRREETVEKHVPAERAACEGSGGEGDPDEKMEHAPQGGGSEAKDEFVCVAESSALVPDGEGGAGNEVVVKAPVEVVQVVSEGLAEGAVPLEERADVKDGGGDEVANAPIPDGAASVAVPDGRGDVSDPVTEKVAEVVREGVIEEVVVVVEKRVEVETICGDIDGNNLGNSNIEDNNSADEPKDLSVDDDPKKQKIADVNASAQAGFGLATGVGSSDVENDGVKLDQTAEDKAKGPDFAVGGEGSSSFEVVKLDQTAEDKTKGADFAGGGSADLGKAQAAAAVVEVTRLEKIEVVESELIAVGDGSDLVVAKASVSSGVTNVDHVSPDGSEKAEESRKEDDGSAAEQSNGTSVSPAEEHAEVPLPDRNDDRLVQTTGTEGIACQDEGSGGEGGGANALHEHEDENAKEQTLNLESNVDHSKNVAVTSSLAEASSMDGQHSGTGGNPTDNNTLDDGKLTSSVSDGLHNARADDSKVNDSLAGETQNNGGIETNGNADVGHQNVKKEDSALGKHDVTADGDESEEAKSDEKIELVESISEEKSDDHVAGMDQADDVSDEKVHESKDMETDEGFEDDEVHEMSYFEEVLPEDVLSQEDTFSVGDIIWGKIRSHPWWPGQIFDASDSSEKALKYSKRDTFLIAYFGDRTFAWCDESQLKSFWTNFARMEKQSSSNAFLNAMDCALEEVARRTELGVTCSCFPEEAYKKLKSPEVENAGIREGITVPDDVGRSLSVASFKPEKFLEYVKELALFSPKKRTNRLELTFVQAQLSAFYSAKGYLNLPAFHIYGGLSGDETGLSPLKESRSGGSVGIATPSPRREEPTTPASLAEGGEGKSHASSSRKRKRLLEESPHRSRKQRSLAELMDMKGRQRKSQKSKSVSPSSEKKKDSESVLLSSGKKSQKFESSLSSGKKKPKSESKLSSGKKNQKSKSISPSSGKKKKDSDSAEFSHRRGRRRSISGDAETTGEEALDAASSGKGKKSKTGSNARETSKKKRRRFDSCENVETAGEEAPDDVSGGVSKASKKPKSRLVSPPSGKRQEKDDTIATPGDSTQKKRISNLSGNIDAETPPLQKSFKIGDRITKVASQLTGPPIIKCNSDASQKDLTDVKIVKDNRRGSATPLTPRASSDKKKGVPRIDSSSDEMLALLGTAAENPLKGIDSSSEVIDFFTDFRSSLYEKGSSNKRYKKSVEKRDQDQKSGGKTSSDSQSEGKKSSDAKPRKGKSAGSKTTVDYSSPEEGSSKTGQKRKAKSSKESPVKKQKFTSQQSTSPSVGLKRDSEREPAVGVTDSELSKDLQEENRTGNLDEKSGEECSPTALILTFTEGDTLPSEADLSRIFSRYGPLEESETEVLRKTSRARVVFKKRPDAEVAFSSAGKFSIFGPSLVSYRLRYLSSTSKDSPRSAMRGIKEAASADGNIKSPFPG; from the coding sequence ATGAATGGTCTCGTCGACGGTCCGGATTTGAACAAGGAGGTCGTGGTGGGCGAGAAGGATGAAAATTATAAGTTAAGTGTTGGGCGCAGGGAGGAAACCGTTGAGAAGCACGTACCGGCCGAGCGTGCGGCTTGTGAAGGTTCCGGCGGGGAAGGTGATCCGGATGAAAAGATGGAGCACGCCCCTCAGGGTGGTGGGAGCGAAGCGAAGGATGAGTTCGTGTGTGTCGCGGAGTCGTCTGCGCTCGTTCCTGATGGAGAGGGCGGTGCCGGTAACGAGGTGGTGGTGAAGGCGCCTGTTGAAGTTGTCCAGGTAGTTAGTGAAGGTCTGGCTGAGGGAGCTGTACCATTGGAAGAGAGAGCCGATGTAAAGGACGGTGGTGGGGATGAAGTGGCAAACGCACCCATTCCCGACGGGGCAGCGAGTGTGGCTGTACCAGATGGACGGGGCGATGTCTCTGACCCTGTGACGGAGAAAGTTGCGGAAGTGGTCCGTGAAGGTGTGATCGAGGAGGTCGTAGTGGTGGTGGAAAAGCGTGTTGAAGTGGAAACCATTTGTGGGGATATTGACGGGAACAACCTTGGGAATTCGAATATCGAGGATAATAATTCTGCAGATGAACCAAAAGATCTTTCCGTTGATGATGATCCGAAGAAGCAGAAAATTGCAGATGTCAATGCAAGTGCACAGGCGGGGTTTGGTCTTGCAACAGGAGTAGGGAGTTCAGACGTTGAGAATGATGGAGTCAAGCTTGATCAAACGGCTGAAGATAAGGCTAAGGGGCCTGATTTTGCGGTTGGCGGAGAAGGGAGTTCAAGCTTTGAGGTAGTGAAGCTTGATCAAACAGCTGAAGATAAGACTAAGGGGGCTGATTTTGCGGGTGGCGGTTCTGCAGATTTGGGCAAGGCTCAAGCTGCGGCTGCGGTTGTGGAGGTGACTCGTTTGGAAAAGATTGAGGTTGTTGAGTCAGAGCTTATTGCCGTCGGTGATGGTTCTGATTTAGTTGTGGCAAAGGCTAGCGTGTCATCTGGAGTTACGAATGTAGATCATGTCTCTCCTGATGGCAGTGAAAAAGCTGAGGAATCGCGGAAAGAAGATGACGGTTCAGCGGCAGAACAGAGTAACGGGACTAGTGTTAGTCCTGCAGAAGAGCACGCGGAAGTCCCCTTGCCTGATAGGAACGATGATAGGTTGGTACAAACCACTGGAACCGAGGGTATTGCCTGTCAGGACGAGGGTTCTGGTGGCGAAGGTGGAGGAGCAAATGCATTGCATGaacatgaagatgaaaatgctAAAGAACAAACTTTGAACTTGGAGAGTAACGTTGACCATTCCAAGAATGTCGCTGTAACTTCTTCTCTGGCTGAGGCTTCGAGCATGGATGGTCAGCATAGCGGTACAGGTGGCAATCCAACGGATAACAATACCTTGGATGATGGCAAGCTTACAAGCTCTGTGTCAGATGGCTTGCATAATGCTCGAGCTGATGATTCTAAGGTGAACGACTCATTGGCTGGCGAGACTCAGAACAATGGTGGTATCGAGACAAACGGAAATGCAGATGTGGGACATCAAAATGTCAAAAAGGAAGATTCCGCCCTTGGGAAGCATGACGTTACAGCGGATGGGGATGAGAGTGAGGAAGCTAAGAGCGATGAAAAGATTGAACTGGTTGAATCCATCTCTGAAGAAAAATCTGATGATCATGTAGCTGGCATGGACCAAGCTGATGATGTTAGTGATGAAAAGGTGCATGAAAGCAAAGACATGGAAACTGACGAAGGCTTTGAAGATGACGAAGTGCACGAAATGTCGTATTTTGAGGAGGTCCTCCCTGAGGACGTCCTGTCTCAAGAGGATACTTTTTCTGTTGGCGACATAATATGGGGAAAAATAAGGAGTCATCCGTGGTGGCCTGGCCAGATATTCGATGCCTCAGATTCATCTGAAAAGGCATTAAAATATTCGAAAAGGGATACTTTTTTGATAGCTTACTTTGGGGACCGCACTTTTGCATGGTGTGATGAGTCTCAGTTGAAATCATTTTGGACAAACTTTGCAAGGATGGAAAAACAGAGTAGTTCTAATGCGTTTCTTAATGCCATGGATTGTGCGTTGGAAGAAGTTGCTAGGCGGACAGAGCTGGGGGTGACATGCAGCTGTTTCCCAGAAGAAGCCTATAAGAAGCTTAAGAGCCCTGAGGTTGAGAATGCAGGCATACGTGAAGGAATAACTGTACCAGACGATGTTGGGAGGTCTTTGTCGGTTGCATCATTTAAGCCAGAGAAATTTCTTGAATATGTCAAAGAGTTGGCTTTGTTTTCCCCCAAGAAGCGCACTAACAGGTTGGAACTTACATTTGTTCAAGCTCAGTTATCTGCATTTTACTCTGCCAAAGGGTATTTAAATCTTCCAGCATTTCATATTTATGGAGGATTATCTGGTGATGAGACTGGCCTTTCACCCTTGAAAGAATCTCGTTCTGGAGGTTCTGTTGGCATTGCTACCCCGAGTCCAAGAAGGGAGGAGCCAACAACTCCTGCATCACTTGCAGAAGGTGGAGAAGGGAAAAGCCATGCTAGTTCATCTCGGAAACGGAAACGACTTCTAGAAGAGAGTCCACATCGTAGTAGAAAACAGAGGAGCCTAGCTGAGCTGATGGATATGAAAGGCCGACAAAGGAAAAGCCAGAAATCCAAGTCTGTCTCACCATCTAGTGAGAAGAAAAAGGACTCTGAGTCGGTTTTGCTGTCAAGTGGAAAAAAAAGCCAGAAATTTGAGTCTTCCTTGTCTAGTGGGAAGAAGAAGCCGAAATCTGAGTCTAAACTTTCTAGTGGAAAGAAAAACCAGAAATCTAAGTCCATTTCACCATCTagtggaaagaagaagaaagactcAGATTCAGCGGAATTCTCTCATAGAAGAGGGCGAAGAAGGTCTATTTCTGGAGATGCGGAAACTACTGGAGAGGAAGCACTTGATGCTGCAAGTAGTGGCAAAGGAAAGAAGTCAAAGACTGGCTCTAATGCTAGAGAGACTtctaaaaagaagagaagaagatttGACTCTTGTGAGAATGTTGAAACTGCTGGGGAGGAGGCTCCTGATGATGTAAGTGGTGGTGTATCAAAAGCTAGCAAGAAGCCTAAATCTAGGTTGGTTTCGCCACCTAGTGGTAAAAGACAGGAAAAGGATGATACTATAGCTACGCCTGGAGATTCTACCCAAAAGAAAAGGATCTCCAATTTGTCAGGTAATATTGATGCTGAAACTCCCCCCTTGCAGAAGTCCTTCAAGATAGGAGACCGCATCACTAAGGTTGCTAGCCAACTCACAGGTCCTCCGATCATTAAGTGCAATAGTGATGCTTCTCAAAAGGATCTTACTGATGTCAAGATCGTGAAGGATAATAGGAGAGGCAGTGCTACCCCACTGACACCTAGAGCCAgttctgataaaaaaaaaggggtcCCAAGGATAGATTCTTCTTCTGATGAAATGTTAGCTTTACTTGGTACAGCTGCGGAGAATCCTCTAAAAGGAATAGATTCATCATCTGAAGTAATTGATTTTTTCACAGACTTCAGGAGTTCACTTTATGAAAAAGGTTCATCCAATAAGAGGTATAAGAAGTCAGTAGAAAAACGGGATCAAGACCAGAAATCAGGTGGGAAAACATCTTCCGATTCACAATCTGAAGGGAAGAAGTCATCGGATGCCAAACCCAGGAAAGGCAAATCTGCTGGCTCTAAAACTACTGTTGATTATAGCAGCCCAGAAGAAGGATCGTCAAAAACTGGGCAGAAAAGGAAAGCTAAATCCTCTAAAGAAAGTCcggtaaagaaacaaaagtttACTTCTCAACAATCAACATCTCCTTCGGTAGGGTTAAAGCGTGACTCTGAGAGGGAACCAGCAGTGGGTGTAACCGACTCGGAATTGAGTAAAGACTTGCAAGAGGAAAACAGGACAGGCAATTTGGATGAGAAATCTGGTGAAGAATGCTCTCCTACAGCACTAATATTGACATTTACTGAAGGGGATACCCTTCCCTCAGAAGCTGATTTAAGTAGAATATTTAGCCGATATGGCCCCCTTGAAGAGTCAGAAACTGAAGTTCTTAGGAAGACCAGCCGTGCCAGGGTGGTCTTCAAGAAACGTCCAGATGCAGAAGTTGCTTTCAGCAGTGCTGGTAAATTCAGCATTTTTGGACCGTCACTTGTCAGTTACAGGCTTAGGTATCTTTCTTCAACATCCAAAGATTCTCCAAGATCTGCAATGCGGGGCATAAAAGAAGCCGCATCTGCAGATGGAAATATAAAGTCTCCGTTTCCTGGATAA
- the LOC116254449 gene encoding uncharacterized protein LOC116254449, whose translation MEGRESKLLPGKKKSSTAEGQRPLVRNKQPSSAVHDRHDLGARRTILPKPQPVATTTRTTTAAAALPRTQEPKVSTTIKRLLPPPTTQRQPKVSLPRMQQPKVSSTTKPPLPPPTTQLQPKVSTTTKPPLPPRYPVRLPKGQPSGHDGGGDHRMTGKRSAVTDRGPASANQSFPSKCYRSSSSSSSSSGSGTAPRSKTLPLSSLPFKKRLTQGPSPETSIKIREDDRPVKKSDNLRQEPLAAAPSQSKSDAATTVQDTPAGVRLSGSSHQTSRVKPGWGRGMPPLPPPGGGSGRGRGGKRVVRFADQLQDGPDPTVRK comes from the coding sequence ATGGAGGGCAGGGAGTCGAAGTTGCTTCCCGGAAAGAAGAAGAGCTCGACGGCGGAAGGCCAACGTCCTCTGGTGCGCAACAAGCAGCCATCATCAGCAGTTCATGATCGTCATGATCTTGGTGCAAGAAGAACCATATTGCCTAAGCCCCAACCGGTGGCGACGACGACGAGgacgacgacggcggcggcggcgctgcCAAGGACCCAGGAGCCCAAGGTTTCCACCACCATTAAACGTCTTCTGCCTCCACCAACGACGCAGAGGCAGCCTAAGGTTTCTCTGCCAAGGATGCAGCAGCCCAAGGTTTCTTCCACCACTAAACCTCCTCTGCCTCCACCAACGACGCAGCTGCAGCCTAAGGTTTCTACCACCACAAAGCCTCCTCTGCCCCCACGCTATCCCGTCAGACTGCCCAAGGGCCAACCGTCAGGACATGATGGAGGTGGTGATCATCGCATGACCGGAAAAAGGAGCGCTGTAACAGACAGAGGCCCGGCATCCGCCAACCAATCTTTCCCTTCGAAATGTTATAGGAGTAGCAGTAGCAGTAGCAGTAGCAGCGGCAGTGGCACCGCCCCGAGGTCGAAGACGCTACCactctcttctctccctttcaagAAACGTCTCACTCAAGGGCCGTCGCCAGAAACCAGCATCAAAATCCGGGAAGACGACCGACCGGTGAAAAAGAGTGATAATCTCCGCCAAGAACCCTTGGCAGCCGCCCCTTCGCAGTCGAAGAGTGATGCAGCTACTACGGTGCAAGATACTCCGGCTGGTGTCCGATTAAGCGGAAGCAGCCACCAGACAAGTCGCGTGAAACCCGGATGGGGAAGGGGCATGCCTCCGCTCCCCCCACCCGGCGGCGGCAGCGGTCGCGGTCGCGGCGGAAAGAGGGTGGTTCGTTTTGCTGATCAGCTTCAGGATGGACCCGACCCAACTGTTCGAAAGTGA